GCCAGGCGAGCGGCCGCGGCAGATCGGCCGAGGGAGAGCGCCAGGCAAACTGGAAGCCGTTGGTGTAATAGCGGTCGGTGCCGCCCCCGAAGACGTCATTCTCGACGGAGAAGTTGAAGGTGCCATGTGGATCGGGCGGTGGTGCCTGGTCCGGGGCGATGGAGGGCGCGATAGCGACCGCTCCCCCGACCGGCGCGACGAGGTCCTGGGCGGAGGCCGCGAGGGGCATGCCGCCCGCCATCATAAATGAGAGCAGGACCGAGACTTTTGCGCGCATAGACTTTCCTTCTGACCGCAAGGGCGTTACGCACAAGGCCCCGCTTGGTTGCGGGCAAGGCGCGATCACATACCAGCCTCCGGATGGGTGGCCGAGTGGTTTAAGGCAGCGGTCTTGAAAACCGCCGTAGGGGCAACTCTACCGTGGGTTCGAATCCCACCCCATCCGCCAGCACGCCCCTAGCGGCGGATCACGGCCGGCGCGGTCTCTCCTACCCAGGCCAGGCCCTGCCAGCCGGAACGGGGGGTCTTGGCAACGGCTTCCGCCTCGCAGAGCGAGGGCAGTTCGGGCGCCAGCAGGCGGCAGACGCCGGCGGCGCGCAGCCCGTCCTTCAGATCGAATTTCTCGGCGGTGTTGCCCCAGGCCCAGGAGAGCACCAGCGCCACCACCAGCGGCTCGAAGGGTGAGCCGGTGCGGCAGAGGGGCAAGGACCAGACGCCTCTCAGCGGCCAGGCGAGGCGCAGCCCTCCCGGTGTCAGCAGGTCCGCCGCCAGGTGCGAGAGATAGCCCACGACCAGCGGTGCCGTGAAAGCTACCGAGAGCTGCTCACTGAGCAGCAGGGCAATGCAGCCGCTGATCGCGATGAGCGAATGGGTCATGCCCCTGTGGCCAAAGATCCGCCCGCAGATCAACGAGATCGGCCAGACCCGCTTGCCCACCCAGGACTTGGGGTGATCGATATCCGGCAGAAGCGATCCGAAGACCGCCAGCCCGATCGAGACAGGGTCCAGCGCCGGCATGCCGAAGCGTGGCGCGGCAACGAACCAGGCGGCCGCCCCCAAGGCGATATGCGAGCCCGCCATCATGCGGTGTTGCCAAGATCCTGCTCAAGATCGTTCAAATTAGGAGTCAGGAATCTTTACTACAAGGCTGAAAAACCGCCTTTTCGCTCAGCGGACAAAACTTTGCATGCAGACTCCCGCCGCAGGGCGCCGCCGCTCTATGATGGCGGCGTGAACCTGCTCTCCCCTCCCACCGGCCAGCTCGAGATTGAGGTGGTCTTCGACCTCGTCTGCCCCTGGTGCTTCCTGGGCATCCGCAGGCTGCGGCGCGCGCTGCAACGCCGGCCCGATATCCATGCGGAACTCCGCTGGCGGCCATTCCTGCTCAATCCCGACAATGGCGGCAACGGGCCCCAGAGGCAGGAGTCCATGCTGCGGAAGTTCGGCGGGGAGGAGCGGGCTCGGCGCCTGAATGCTACTCTGGCCGAACTGGGCAAGGCGGAAGGCATCAGCTTCCGCTTCGACCTGATGCGCCGCGTGCCGCCATCGGTGGATGCACATCGCCTCGTACGCTTCGCCGCGCAGCATGGGATGGCTGCCCCGACAGTGGACCTGCTCTTCGAGGCGCATTTCACCCAGGGCCAGGATATCGCCGATCCCTCGGTGCTGGCGCGGCTGGCGGTGCTGGTGGGGCTGGAGCGGGAAGCCGCATGGCGCTTCCTGGTCAGCGGGCTGGACGC
This genomic window from Roseomonas marmotae contains:
- a CDS encoding metal-dependent hydrolase, whose protein sequence is MMAGSHIALGAAAWFVAAPRFGMPALDPVSIGLAVFGSLLPDIDHPKSWVGKRVWPISLICGRIFGHRGMTHSLIAISGCIALLLSEQLSVAFTAPLVVGYLSHLAADLLTPGGLRLAWPLRGVWSLPLCRTGSPFEPLVVALVLSWAWGNTAEKFDLKDGLRAAGVCRLLAPELPSLCEAEAVAKTPRSGWQGLAWVGETAPAVIRR
- a CDS encoding DsbA family oxidoreductase, whose amino-acid sequence is MHADSRRRAPPLYDGGVNLLSPPTGQLEIEVVFDLVCPWCFLGIRRLRRALQRRPDIHAELRWRPFLLNPDNGGNGPQRQESMLRKFGGEERARRLNATLAELGKAEGISFRFDLMRRVPPSVDAHRLVRFAAQHGMAAPTVDLLFEAHFTQGQDIADPSVLARLAVLVGLEREAAWRFLVSGLDADAVHAENLRAHRLGINGVPCFVMSGRHGAAGGHAIAGAQEPEVLERLMDVALAEAAEF